GGCCGCTGCGTCAGCAGAATGAAGATCATATAGGCCGTGGCCCAGAAGGCCGACAGGCCGGGTGACAGACGGTCCACCATCAGTGCCCAGACCAGCACCACGACCGGAAGCAGGAAGTGCAGTCCCGAGCGCACGGTCGGCCCGGGCAGCGGCAGCTGCGTCACCGGCTTGTTCGGATCGTCCAGTTCCAGCGGTTCCTCGCGCGAAGCGACATAGAGCAGGGCGATATAAGCCATGGTCAGCATCGCGAAAACGACATAGGCCGCGTTGTCGCCGAATGTCGGACGGATCCAGCCCATGGAATATTTGACGATCAGCGCCAAGGCGCAGACGACGACGACACCGAACACGAAACCGACAAGGCGACGCATCAGCGGCCCCGGCACATAGGCGCGCGGCAAGCCTTTCAGTCCGGCCTTCATCGCCTCGAGATGGACGATATAGACCAGCGCTATATAGCTGATCGAGGCAGGCAGGAATGCATGCTTGACCACGTCGAAATACGGGATTCCCACATATTCGACCATCAGGAAGGCCGCGGCCCCCATCACCGGTGGCATGATCTGTCCATTGACCGATGACGCGACCTCGACCGCCCCCGCCTTTTCGGAACTGAAACCAACCTTTTTCATCAGCGGAATGGTAAAGGTGCCGGTGGTCACGACATTCGCGATGGACGAGCCTGAAATCAGTCCGGTCATGGCGGAACTCACGACGGCGGCCTTGGCCGGTCCGCCCCGCATATGCCCCATCAGTGAAAAGGCCACCTGAATGAAGTAATTACCCGCGCCCGCCTTGTCCAACAGCGCGCCGAACAACACGAAGAGGAACACGAAACTGGTCGAAACACCCAAGGCGATGCCGAAGACACCCTCGGTCGTGATCCATTGATGATTGACCACTTCGGACAGGGTATTGCCCTTATGCGCGATGATATCGGGCATATAGGGACCAAGGAAAGTATAGGCCAGAAACACGCTGGCCACGATCATCAGCGCCGGGCCAAGGCTGCGCCGCGTAGCCTCAAGCAGCAGCATCAGGCCAATCACGGCGATAACGAAATCCTGCATGATCGGAGCCCCGACACGGGTTCCGATGGCGTCATAGAAGATGAGGATATAAAGCGCCGCGATTGCCGCAACCACCGCAAGTGCCCATTCCCAGGGTGGCACCCAGTTCTTCGGGCTGCCAAGCAGAACCGCAGCAATTACCGCGATCCCCACGACCGGAATCCACCAGACCGGCACACCGGACTTTGCGCCCTCGATGAACAGCACCGTCATCAACACCGGAATACCGACCCCCAGCACAAGCTGGAACGGAGAGCGCTGTGCCGGATAGGCCATATAGGCAAGGAACAACGCGAAAGCGAGATGGATCGACCGGGTCTCGGTATCGTTCATCACCAGATTTGCCCCCGAAAAGCCGATGCTTTTGAGGAACCCGGTAACAACGAATGGCAGAGGCGAAGCGATCCAGAGCTGGAACAGCGACCAGAAGAAGGCGACAAGCAGGATGATCGTGCCTACGGCGCCCTGCGGACTTCTCGCCCCCGTATCCGAAGAGGCAACAAGTTCATCCAGTTCGGCCTGAGACAGACCGCCCTTGCCGGAAGCTTCCATTTCGACCCTGCTGGCCTCGAACTGATGGCCGCCGGATTTCGGATTATCGTCATTCTCGCTCATCGCGTCACCCTCCCCGTTTGGGCGTTATATTATTGTGTTCACGAGTCTTTTTATCTTCACGAGCGAGGGGCGGCCCGGAAAGGCCGCCCCAAAATAGTCCGGCTTGTTATTCGATCCAGCCTTGTTCCTTGTAATATTTCTCGGCCCCCGGATGCAGCGGAGCGCTGTTGCCTTCCGCGATCATGGCCTCGGGCTCAAGATTGGCGAATGCCGGATGCAGCCCCTTGAAGCGATCGAAATTGTCGAAAACCGACTTCACGACTTCATAGACCATGTCCTCGGGGACATCGGCGGATGTGACGAAGGTCGCCTTCACGCCGAAGGTTTCGACGTCCTCGTCGCTGCCGGTATACATGCCACCGGGGATCGTCGCCTTGGCATAATAGGGGTTGTCGTCGACCAGCTTGTCGATCGCTTCGCCCGTGACCGGGATCAGCCGCGCATCCACCGTCGAGGTCGCCTCCTGGATCGAGCCGTTGGGATGGCCCACGGTGTAGATGATCGCGTCTACCTTGTTGTCACCCAACGCAGCCGACTGCTCTGCCGGTTTCAGTTCGGAGGCGAGCGAGAAATCCCCCATCGTCCAGCCGACCGCGTCCAGCACGACTTCCATCGTGCCGCGCTGACCCGAACCGGGATTGCCGACATTCACCCGCTTGCCCTTGAGATCCTCGAAGGTCTCGATGCCGGAATCGGCGCGGGCAACCACGTTGAACGGCTCTGGATGGACCGAGAAGACAGCCCGCAGATCTTCGAATTTCTTGTCACCTTCGAATTCGGGTACATCGCCATTATAGGCGTGGAACTGCCAGTCGGACTGGGCCACGCCCATGGTCATGTCACCGGCCTGGATCGCGTTGATATTGGCGATCGAGCCACCGGTCGAAGGCGCGGTGCACTTGATGCCGGTTTCAGCGGTATTTCGGTTAACCAGACGGCAGATCGACTGCCCGACGACATAGTAAACGCCGGTTTGGCCACCCGTACCGATGGTGATGAAACGCTCTTCCTGAGCCGCGGCCGCGCTTGCGCCAAGCGCAAAGGCCGCCGTCAGAAGAATCGGTTTGAACTTGCTCATGCAGCTATCTCCCTAGGTTATTCTGCCATCGTATCGGCTTTACCCCGCGCCTTTCGGCACAGGCTCTCGTTTACGGTAGCGCAGTCATGCGGTTTGGCAATGCCTAACAACTGAATTCCGGAAACACGGGACTGTCTATAGGTTAAACTACTCAGTTCATTCGGCTTCTGATTCGGGCTGCGCCACAGAATCCGCCACTACATTACCGCCTCCAGAACTTCATCCATCGCCCCGGCCAACTTCTCGATCAGCTGCCCCATCTCATCCTCCGAGATGATGAAGGGCGGTGCCAACAGGATATGATCTCCATGCTGTCCGTCGATCGTGCCGGACATGGGATAACAGATCAATCCGCGTGCGAAGGCCGCCTTCTTCAGCTTTGCAGCGAGTTTGAGCGCCGGATCGAAAGGCGCCTTGGTTGCCCGGTCCGCGACAATCTCGATCCCGCGAAACAGCCCGCGCCCCCGGATATCGCCGACATGGGGATGCTGACCGAAACGCGCCTCCAGAGCCTGCTGCAGCGCAGTGCCCTTGGCCTGCACCTGCGGCAGCAACCCGCGATCCAGAATGGCACTGACCACCGCCAGCCCCGCCGCCGTGGCAACAGGATGACCGATATAGGTGTGCCCGTGCTGAAAAAACCCGCTGCCCCGCGCCACCGCATCATAGACCGAGGCGCTGCAAAGCATCGCGCCTATCGGTTGATATCCCGCCCCCAAACCTTTGGCGATACAAAGGATATCCGGCGCAATGTCATCCTGCTCGCAGGCAAAGAGCGTGCCGGTCCGCCCCATGCCGCACATCACCTCGTCAAGGATCAGCAGGATGCCGTATTCGTCACAGATCTTGCGGATATGCTTGAAATATCCCGGCGCGGGCGGCAGGGCCCCCGCGGTGGCTCCCACGACCGGCTCGGCCATGAAAGCCATGACCGTCTCGGGGCCCACTTGCTCAATTTCCTCGCGCAAGGCCTCGGCCGCGCGGATGCCATATTCCTCCGGGGTCTCCCCCTCCTCCCGGTTACGATATTCATAGCAGGGCTCGATATGGCTCATATCGAGAAGAAGCGGCCCGAATTGCTGCCGCCGCCATTCATTCCCGCCTGCCGAGAGGGCGCCAATGGTGTTGCCATGATAGCTCTGCCGCCGGGCGATCAGGCGAGACCGCTGCGACTGCCCCTTCTCGACCCAGTATTGGCGCGCCAGCTTGATCGCCGCCTCCGTCGCCTCGGAACCACCCGAGACGAAATAGACCCGGTCCAGATCGCCCGGCGCATGAGCAACCAACAGATCTGCCAAGGCCTCCGCCGGTTCGCTGGTCAAAAAGCCGGTATGGGCGAAAGCAAGCTTGTCCAGCTGCGCCTTGATCGCCTCGATCACCTGCTCGTCGCCATGGCCAAGACAGGACACCGCCGCGCCGCCAGATCCATCCAGATAGCGGCGCCCCTCCGAATCGATCAGCCAGACCCCCTCGCCCCCGACGGCGATAGGTGGTTGGACATGGCAGTTGCGTGGGAATACATGCGACATGATCAAATATCCTGAGTCTTTCGTCGCAATGAGGATGTCCCGGTGAGCACGAAGTTGAAACCCCTGACGAACAGCGAATGGCCGGAATCTGTCGCGGAGTTGCGCGAAGGCTTTGCCGGGCGGCTGAATGTCTATCGCATGATGGCCCACCATCCCGACTTGCTGGCGGCCTGGGCGCCCTTGCGCGAACATGTCGTGCGACAGCGGGCCATGTCGGATCAGCAGAGCGAGGTGGTGATCCTGCGCACCGGCCATAATCTACGTGCGCCCTACGAGTGGGCTCACCATGTCAGCCGGGGGCGTGCCGTGGGCATGGATGATCTGCGTATCGCCACTTTGGCCGGCCCGCTGGAGGACATGTCCGACGCCGATCGTATACTGGCCCGCGCCGTGGACGAACTGACGACGGATGCCCGCCTGCTCCCCGGCACCCGCGAGGAATTGATCGAAGAGATTGGTGCGGAAGGGATGTTCGACCTGATGGCTACGGTCGGATTTTACTCGGTGCTGGGCTTCATCGTAAACAGCCTCGATGTACCCATCGACGAAGAGGTGGCAGCAGAGATGGCCGCGAATCCGATTTCATAGCAGACCCGGTCGGGCTGGGCGGCTTGAGGGCGGAAAATCGCTCTGATCGCGTTCCCGCCCGGCGGATCGGCGCCAGCCTATTGCCCCAGTTCCTTCACGACGGCCTTGCGGAGCGCAGGCAGCAGTTCAGCCTCGAACCACGGATTCCTGCGGAGCCATGCGGTATTGCGCCAGGAAGGATGCGGCAAGGGAAAGACCGACGGCGCGTGATCCCGCCATTGGCGGACGGTGTCGGTCACGTTCGGGGTCCCCAGGTGCCACTTTATCGCATGCCCCCCGACAAGGAGTGTCAATCGCGGTTGCAGATGCTCCATGACCCGCGCCCGCCATGTCCTCGCGCAAATCGGTGGCGGAGGCAGGTCCGAGCCCTTTGCGTCATATCCCGGGAAACAGAATGCCATGGGCACGATGGCAACCCGGTCGCGGTCGTAGAATGTCGCCTCATCGACATCCATCCATTGCCGCAACCGCTCTCCCGAGCGGTCGGTAAAGGGGCGCCCGCTTTCATGCACCCGCATTCCCGGCGCCTGCCCCGCAACCAACAACCCCGCGTCGCTGCGGAACCAGACCACCGGGCGCGGTTGATGGCCCGTCGCCGTGGCTGCAAAGCGCTTGGCACACAATGTGCAGGATCTGATATCTTGCGGCAAGGATGTCATTTGTTCAATTTAATACAAATAGAACGCGAAAGAACCCGCGCCATCACGTTTTCTCATGTATCCTTCAGGCAACTGGACAGCATGTCGACTGGCACCTATGGTCCGCCGACATCGCCGGTTTGGCGATTTGCGAAGGATGATGACAGGCATCATATGCTGGAATTTGAGAACGTCTCCAAGTCCTTCTGGACCGGGCTGCAGCGCAAGGTGATTCTCGACCAAGCGTCATTTCGGGTCGAATTGGGAAACTCGCTTGGCATCCTTGCCCCCAACGGCACCGGGAAGACCACGCTGATCAACATGATGTGCGGGTTGGAAAAGCCGGACGAGGGCGCAATCCGCTCGGATTGCCGCGTCTCTTTCCCTCTTGGCTTCATGGGAGGCGTGGCCACCAAGCATTCGGCGGTCGAAAACTCGCGCTACATCGCCCGTATTTACGGCCTCGATCCGGATTATGTCGAGGGGTTCACCCGTTGGCTTGCCGGTATCGATGAATATTTCGAGATGCCCGTGGGAACCTATTCTGCAGGGATGCGCCAGCGTTTCAATTTTGCGCTCCTGCTCGCACTGGAATTTGACATTTACCTAATTGACGAGGGAATGCCCCAAACCACCGATGTCGAATTCAATCGCAAGGCTGGCTCGGTGCTTTTCGACAGGTTGCGAAGTTCGACAGTGATCATCGTTTCGCACCAGCCAGGAACCATCGAGAAATTCTGCCGTACCGCGGCAATAATGCGTGACGGAAAGTTATATATGTTCGAGACACTTGACGAGGCAAAGCAGTATTATGACTACACCGCCTAAGGCGCGACGTTTCCACGCCTCCGCTGATGAATCCGTCCGCCCCGAGGCCTCGGATCAGGCAGATTCCGCCAAGGCACCGCCGAGAGTTCGGGTGGAATTGCGCAAGAAACACTCGAATGATGCTGCCACGGCAAGCGCGCCCAAGTCACCCACGGAATCCGATGCAGAGGTACGTGATCGTTTCATGCGCACCGAACCGACGGATGACGGATTTGGTGATTTTCGTCTCACCGAAAAGGCGGCGGACAATGCATCCACCGAAACCGCCAAGACGGAACGAACCAAGGCGATGTCCATCGAAGAGCGTGATGCCAAGCTCGATGCGATACGAGCAGAGAAGCTGTCGGAACGCCAGCTTCGTATTGCGCGTCGCATTGCCTCGCTCCACCAGATCAAGGTGAACTCGGACGAGGAAGCGGTGCTGGAATTGCGGGAACGTGGGATAGACCCGTCGCATCGCACCGCGCTGAAGCAAATCCTTTCGAATGAGGGCCACCGGGCCGGGACATCTCCGGCTGCGAATACACCCGCCGTCCGGGCACCGGCCGCAACTCCCGCGTTGAAACCCGATACAGCCCTACCCTCTCGGGAAGCGATGACCGAGGAACGGCGGGCAGCCGAAATTTATCGTATTCAGCAGGATATATCGCGAAGACGGCGTCGACGACTGATCATGTTGGGTTTGCGGCTGCTGTTTTTCGTCGCCCTGCCCACGATCATTGCCGGGTGGTATTATTTCACAATCGCCACACCGCTTTATGCGACCGATTCCCAGTTTCGAATTCAGATGGCCGAACCGACCGGTGCAACCGGTGGCGGCGGGTTGTTGGGCAGCTCTCCTCTGGCAACCAATACCGATGCGGTCGGTGTCCAGAGTTATCTTACATCACGCGAAGCAATGGTCCGGCTGGACAAGGAAATCGGCTTCAAAAAGACCTTCCAGGACCCGAATATCGATCCGATCAAACGCCTTCCTCCGGACGCTTCGAACGAAGACGTCTACGCAGTCTACAAGGATTCTGTCCTTATCGGATACGATCCGACCGAAGGGGTAATCAATATGGAGGTGATCGCACCGGACCCCGAACTCAGCAAAGAGATTTCCCTGACACTGATCCACTATGCGGAAGAGCAGGTAGATCACATGACCTCCCGCCTGCGCGATGATCAGATGGAGGGTGCGCGGAAGAACTATGAAGATGCCGAGGCTAATGTCCTGGCCGCACAGCGCCGTGTGCAGGAGTTGCAAACCCAACTGGGAGTACTGGATCCTCAGGCGGAAAGCTCGGTCGTCATGGGACAGGTTTCACAGCTCGAGGGACAGTTGACAGAGAAGCGGCTGGAACTTGGTCAATTGCTCGCCAATCCGCAGCCTGTGAAAAGCCGGGTCGAGGCGACGCGCGGCGACATTACCCGGCTGGAAGGAATGATCGCGGACACCAGGCGCCAGTTGACGCAGAAAAACGATACACGTAATTCGCTGGCGGCAATCACCGGTGAATTACGCATAGCCGAGGGTGATCTGGAAACCCGGCAAGGGCTGCTCGCAAGCGCTGCCGAACAGATGGAAGCCGCACAGATAGAGGCCAACAAGCAAGTCCGCTACCTGTCGCTTTCCGTCTCTCCCGTGCCGCCGGATGATCCGACCTATCCCAAGGCTTTCCAGAATACGCTTGTGGCTTTCCTGATTTTCATGGCCATCTATCTCATGCTGTCGTTGACAGTTTCGATCTTGCGTGAACAGGTATCAACATGACCACACAAC
This region of Paracoccus saliphilus genomic DNA includes:
- a CDS encoding carboxymuconolactone decarboxylase family protein gives rise to the protein MSTKLKPLTNSEWPESVAELREGFAGRLNVYRMMAHHPDLLAAWAPLREHVVRQRAMSDQQSEVVILRTGHNLRAPYEWAHHVSRGRAVGMDDLRIATLAGPLEDMSDADRILARAVDELTTDARLLPGTREELIEEIGAEGMFDLMATVGFYSVLGFIVNSLDVPIDEEVAAEMAANPIS
- a CDS encoding aspartate aminotransferase family protein, whose amino-acid sequence is MSHVFPRNCHVQPPIAVGGEGVWLIDSEGRRYLDGSGGAAVSCLGHGDEQVIEAIKAQLDKLAFAHTGFLTSEPAEALADLLVAHAPGDLDRVYFVSGGSEATEAAIKLARQYWVEKGQSQRSRLIARRQSYHGNTIGALSAGGNEWRRQQFGPLLLDMSHIEPCYEYRNREEGETPEEYGIRAAEALREEIEQVGPETVMAFMAEPVVGATAGALPPAPGYFKHIRKICDEYGILLILDEVMCGMGRTGTLFACEQDDIAPDILCIAKGLGAGYQPIGAMLCSASVYDAVARGSGFFQHGHTYIGHPVATAAGLAVVSAILDRGLLPQVQAKGTALQQALEARFGQHPHVGDIRGRGLFRGIEIVADRATKAPFDPALKLAAKLKKAAFARGLICYPMSGTIDGQHGDHILLAPPFIISEDEMGQLIEKLAGAMDEVLEAVM
- a CDS encoding capsule biosynthesis protein, with the protein product MTTPPKARRFHASADESVRPEASDQADSAKAPPRVRVELRKKHSNDAATASAPKSPTESDAEVRDRFMRTEPTDDGFGDFRLTEKAADNASTETAKTERTKAMSIEERDAKLDAIRAEKLSERQLRIARRIASLHQIKVNSDEEAVLELRERGIDPSHRTALKQILSNEGHRAGTSPAANTPAVRAPAATPALKPDTALPSREAMTEERRAAEIYRIQQDISRRRRRRLIMLGLRLLFFVALPTIIAGWYYFTIATPLYATDSQFRIQMAEPTGATGGGGLLGSSPLATNTDAVGVQSYLTSREAMVRLDKEIGFKKTFQDPNIDPIKRLPPDASNEDVYAVYKDSVLIGYDPTEGVINMEVIAPDPELSKEISLTLIHYAEEQVDHMTSRLRDDQMEGARKNYEDAEANVLAAQRRVQELQTQLGVLDPQAESSVVMGQVSQLEGQLTEKRLELGQLLANPQPVKSRVEATRGDITRLEGMIADTRRQLTQKNDTRNSLAAITGELRIAEGDLETRQGLLASAAEQMEAAQIEANKQVRYLSLSVSPVPPDDPTYPKAFQNTLVAFLIFMAIYLMLSLTVSILREQVST
- a CDS encoding uracil-DNA glycosylase family protein, translating into MTSLPQDIRSCTLCAKRFAATATGHQPRPVVWFRSDAGLLVAGQAPGMRVHESGRPFTDRSGERLRQWMDVDEATFYDRDRVAIVPMAFCFPGYDAKGSDLPPPPICARTWRARVMEHLQPRLTLLVGGHAIKWHLGTPNVTDTVRQWRDHAPSVFPLPHPSWRNTAWLRRNPWFEAELLPALRKAVVKELGQ
- a CDS encoding ABC transporter ATP-binding protein translates to MLEFENVSKSFWTGLQRKVILDQASFRVELGNSLGILAPNGTGKTTLINMMCGLEKPDEGAIRSDCRVSFPLGFMGGVATKHSAVENSRYIARIYGLDPDYVEGFTRWLAGIDEYFEMPVGTYSAGMRQRFNFALLLALEFDIYLIDEGMPQTTDVEFNRKAGSVLFDRLRSSTVIIVSHQPGTIEKFCRTAAIMRDGKLYMFETLDEAKQYYDYTA
- a CDS encoding TRAP transporter permease; its protein translation is MSENDDNPKSGGHQFEASRVEMEASGKGGLSQAELDELVASSDTGARSPQGAVGTIILLVAFFWSLFQLWIASPLPFVVTGFLKSIGFSGANLVMNDTETRSIHLAFALFLAYMAYPAQRSPFQLVLGVGIPVLMTVLFIEGAKSGVPVWWIPVVGIAVIAAVLLGSPKNWVPPWEWALAVVAAIAALYILIFYDAIGTRVGAPIMQDFVIAVIGLMLLLEATRRSLGPALMIVASVFLAYTFLGPYMPDIIAHKGNTLSEVVNHQWITTEGVFGIALGVSTSFVFLFVLFGALLDKAGAGNYFIQVAFSLMGHMRGGPAKAAVVSSAMTGLISGSSIANVVTTGTFTIPLMKKVGFSSEKAGAVEVASSVNGQIMPPVMGAAAFLMVEYVGIPYFDVVKHAFLPASISYIALVYIVHLEAMKAGLKGLPRAYVPGPLMRRLVGFVFGVVVVCALALIVKYSMGWIRPTFGDNAAYVVFAMLTMAYIALLYVASREEPLELDDPNKPVTQLPLPGPTVRSGLHFLLPVVVLVWALMVDRLSPGLSAFWATAYMIFILLTQRPLMVMMRGMDRTGNRRIGAALQSGFNDLIDGMISGARNMIGIGIATATAGIIVGAVSQTGVGSALADVVEALSGGHLLAILFLTAILSLILGMGLPTTANYIVVSALLAPVIVTLGQQNGLIVPLIAVHLFVFYFGIMADVTPPVGLASFAAAAVSGGDPIRTGAVAFFYSLRTAALPFLFIFNTDLLLINVDWIHGIFVFITATLAMLLFAAATQGWFLTRNRIWESALLLVIAFAIFRPGFFMDYVYPPYEDLPPAQFEEALGNAEPGAPLRLRIAGLNDVGDPIEFTALLEVPEGGDGAEKMQALGIETIQNGEEVIIDNVAFDSPAQAAGLDWDQQVLLVRAPAPAPSKYWVYIPAALILALVVWMQKMRAGPGAGVIRREGEGVSHA
- a CDS encoding TAXI family TRAP transporter solute-binding subunit, producing MSKFKPILLTAAFALGASAAAAQEERFITIGTGGQTGVYYVVGQSICRLVNRNTAETGIKCTAPSTGGSIANINAIQAGDMTMGVAQSDWQFHAYNGDVPEFEGDKKFEDLRAVFSVHPEPFNVVARADSGIETFEDLKGKRVNVGNPGSGQRGTMEVVLDAVGWTMGDFSLASELKPAEQSAALGDNKVDAIIYTVGHPNGSIQEATSTVDARLIPVTGEAIDKLVDDNPYYAKATIPGGMYTGSDEDVETFGVKATFVTSADVPEDMVYEVVKSVFDNFDRFKGLHPAFANLEPEAMIAEGNSAPLHPGAEKYYKEQGWIE